The nucleotide window TCTACGCCCACGCGGGCGTCCACGCCCTTCGCGTAATAGTGCCGGATCTCGCGCATCTCGGTGACGAGATCCGCCGCTTCGATGATTTCCGGCGGGGCCCCG belongs to Deltaproteobacteria bacterium and includes:
- a CDS encoding cob(I)yrinic acid a,c-diamide adenosyltransferase — translated: GAPPEIIEAADLVTEMREIRHYYAKGVDARVGVER